In one Corythoichthys intestinalis isolate RoL2023-P3 chromosome 16, ASM3026506v1, whole genome shotgun sequence genomic region, the following are encoded:
- the cabp5b gene encoding calcium-binding protein 5b translates to MSLKQACIFLKGGKRRQRALTHDEVEELRVAFVEFDKDKDGFISCKDLGNLMRTMGYMPTEMELIELSQNINMNLGGRVDFEDFVQLMTPKLLAETAGMIGLKELKEAFREFDIDGDGSITSDEMKHAIVKLLGGQASKKEIEALLLEADKNGDGTVDFEEFVKMMSKK, encoded by the exons ATGAGTCTGAAACAAGCCTGCATCTTTCTAAAAGGAGGGAAACGGAGGCAA AGAGCTCTTACTCACGATGAGGTCGAAG AGTTGCGTGTGGCTTTTGTGGAGTTTGACAAAGACAAAGATGGCTTCATCTCTTGTAAAGATTTGGGCAACCTGATGAGGACAATGGGTTACATGCCAACTGAAATGGAGCTGATAGAACTTAGCCAAAACATCAACATGAACT TGGGAGGACGTGTGGATTTTGAGGACTTTGTGCAATTGATGACTCCTAAGCTCCTGGCTGAAACTGCAGGCATGATTGGGCTAAAAGAACTTAAAGAAGCTTTCAGAGAG TTTGATATCGACGGTGATGGTTCTATCACATCCGATGAGATGAAGCACGCCATCGTCAAATTATTAGGAGGACAAGCCAGTAAAAAAGAAATTGAAGCACTTTTACTGGAAGCTGACAAAAATGGAGATGggactgttgattttgagg AATTTGTGAAAATGATGTCCAAGAAGTAA